The Ignavibacteriales bacterium region CATTGTCGTGAGTATGTGCCAGGAGAGAGCTCTTCTCCAACTAGAACCGACACTTCCCTTCCCAATGCATCGAATACCTTCAGTGATACAAACGATTGTGCCGGAATATTGAAGGAAATGGTCGTCGTAGGATTAAACGGGTTTGGGTAGTTCTGGTCAAGTGTGTAGTGCGCCGGCATCATAGCTTGCTGACCTACGCTAACGATTGACGATGGAACAAGGAGCGTGACTCCAGTTGGTTGAACGAGGCCCGTATCTCGCTGTGAGGAAGCCATCGAGACGACGAGGACGACGCCCTCCCTGGTAAAAAACATGAATTCCTTGTCCGAATAAGTGTAATGATTCACTTTCGCGCGCAGGCATTCGAATTGGCGACCGAGGAATTTAAGTGTTCCGAATCCGTCAATGCTGGTGCTGTCTGAACCAATGCTGACATTCGTCGAGGCAATGGAACCGGACACATTGTACACTGTATCATAGTGCGTGGTAGTGTAGGTTCGGGACGCCGGATACGTGATTGGATAAACGAACGTCGGTTCGTACGGCCGGTTGTGGTAGAAGCGCCGCTGTTGAGTCAAGGAAGCCTCGCCGACAACGAAGATCGTATCAGTTCCGAAAAGAAAAATGGGGTTGTTCTCGATGTCTGTCGCCGAAGGTCCGAAGACTACTGCCTTGGACGGATAGCGCGCTGCCAGTGCCGGTATACTGCCTACAGAGTATACTTGCAGGGTCCCAGTTTGCTCGAAAACATATCCGCTGAAGTCGTACACTGTTGGGCCTCCCCGCTTGCCGATGTTTGCAGTTCGGGGTGCAACATTCGACGAGTACCCGTTGATCGATGTGCCCACCGTCAGCAGGTTGGAGAGTGCGGTCTGCGGAATCGTGATCTGTGCAGAAGAATACGAAAACAGAAGTACCGAAAGAAACAGGATAGAGAAGTACAACGAGGACGTACGACTGGGTTGTACGGAGCTGTTCATGGCTCACCTTCTATTTCATTTGAGAAATGAGTTACGTCCGAACAGCCCGACAAGCAATGCCGAGATGGACCCGGATGCAACAGGGCGTGCGTGAAATGCCACGGTGGTTGGTGCGTGACGATACGGTGATAATACCGTAACATCAAGACATTTCAAGAGAGGGAGGATTCGTCCGAAAAGAGAATTCCTAGAAATGACAGAACAGCAACGCCTGGTCCGGACAACCACGCAAAAATCGCGCGTTGAGAGATAGAGGAGTTGTAACCACAGCTTCACAACAGGGCGGATATTGGTGACCAGTGTTGGTGTCATCGCAGGCGATATAATCTCTCCAGCCATTGGCGAGCCACAACGCCAGGAGTTTGCAGAAAAACCAGTTTCTTTCACCACGAAGGCACAAAGACGCGAAAATCTGGATTAAGAAACTCGATTTTGAGAGGATATGAGTATTCAAGGAAGACATTTTTGAGACTTCGTGTCCTTGTGGTGGTCTTTTTTTTTATTTCAGCATCCTCCTAGCAGCGTTTCAACTAGTCGGCTTCGTCAACTTCTGCCCTGCCGCGCTCGATTGAATTCTGAGTGACTGCTCGAAGAAATGACTTGGTATTGTCGTGCGGTTCGTGGAAATTAGGATTGCAGGGAAGGAATGAGATTTCCAGGCTACTGGAGCATCTTCAGAAAATCAGTCCAGAGGAAGGTTTTGGGGAAATTCTCGAGTGAAGACATATAAGGCAGTTTCGTGCGGGGTGCAGGCACTGAACCAGTTGCCGTTTGCCCCGACATAGTCGAGGCCCGCCGAAACGAAACAAAGGTGGAAATCAGTTTCTCAGGATGCAGGCGGGAGTTAAAGCCGGGGAAAGCTGGATACCAAGCGGCAGAAAATCGAAAGATACCACGCCACTTCGAAATTCCTGCTTCTCGGCCTGTATGCCGAAACGCGGTGAGGTGATAAGCTCCGGGTGCATGGGGGATCAATATTCTCCATTCGCAACCCGATATCTCAGTTATTTCTTCTTGTTGCTTTGCGGTGTCGTATCTCTTGGAGCTGGCAGGCCCATTTTCTTGCCGTTCACCCACGGGCCGCGGGGATTGGCCCTGAGCTGGTCGACAATCAACGCCTTTTCCTCAGCTTCGCGAGGGGTAAGCACGATACGAGTGATGGAATGCGCCATGTCGTTGCTCCGTTCTTTAAGAATCATTCTCTTCTCACCAGCGGACTACCCGCTATGTGCCGCCTTTTGGGCATCCCGTACTGCGGGACTTCACCCGACAAGTGAAGTGCAAACCCAGCTTTTGAGAAAACAACCACTTCCGTTCGACAGCAGAACAGAAACCTCGTTCAGCGAGGTGATATTGATAAGATACGCTAATTTGTTGACATAACCTACTGATGGTTTGCTGCTCGTTTCGTCAACAGCTGTCTGCCATTACTCCGCCTCTCCCTTTTCACGCTTCAAGTTTCCGCGAACTTCTTTATTGCGTCGAAGTACTTCACAATCGCCTTGGCTTTGTTCTTCCCGAACGACATCCAATGCCAGGTGGTGTCGGGATTTGGCCTATCGACAGTTGGGATGCGTAAAACAGGCTTGCCCTGGTACTCGCTCATGACAGGCTGCACTTCTTCTTGCTGCTGTTGTTCTTCTTCCATTGGTCACCTTTCACATTTAACTACAATTCGCGAGTCCAAAGAGCCTGAGTATCTCACATCAAACAGCCCCGGCAATTGGCCGAGCCTCCTTCGCGAGCACATTTCGAACGAAGTTGACCCGCCGTTCCCTGCTGCCAACAAGCGATCCTTAGCCTCGACCTAAACCATGTTATTTATTGAGAATCCCATGGTTCAGCTTCTCATTCTTCTTTTCTCTCTTTGCCAACTTTTTTTCTTTCATGGTTTTCGCCGGTTCTTTCTTTGAGTCTTTCTTGCTGTTTTGACCTTTGCTCATGGTATCCTCCTTGTGGGGCTTACGTGGTAGACTTGTGCTTTCTTCGATTTGAGACTGATTGCCCCGGTGCATTAAGCAACAGCTCCGCGATGGTCTTTGTTGTCTGCGACTGCATGCGGGAAAACGTCGGGGAGTGCCACATTGGGCAGTAAGGTCGGGCGGCAGGGTACTGCGTTGACTCGTTTCGGTTCAGAAGCTCCGATCATTACAGAGAAAACGCTATGTTCGTTTGGGACCCTCAGCCCTCGGTGCGATTTGAATCTCATCCAACCGGTGCGTCACTACCGCTGAGAGGTTTCGCATCGACGCGACGCCTGTCGAAATAACCTCCACGCTCTGGTGCAATTCCTTGAAAACCTCTTTGAATCGCGCATGCGCGCCGTCCGTCACGGATCCGAGAAGCTCGGTCTGAAAATCTCCGAGGTTCTTCTGCAAATCGGTGAGGCTTTTTTCAAGGAGCTGGCCAACCGAATTCACCGTGTCGTGAAAGAGCCTCAGTGAGTCGAGTTCCTTCTGCTTCTCTTTCAGCATCCGCTTCTCTGCTTCGCGTTCGATCATCTCCTGCTTGAAGAGATATCGCTCGCATACGCTCTTGATGGCAAGGCGGAGCCGGTCGATGTCCAGCTG contains the following coding sequences:
- a CDS encoding T9SS type A sorting domain-containing protein, whose product is MNSSVQPSRTSSLYFSILFLSVLLFSYSSAQITIPQTALSNLLTVGTSINGYSSNVAPRTANIGKRGGPTVYDFSGYVFEQTGTLQVYSVGSIPALAARYPSKAVVFGPSATDIENNPIFLFGTDTIFVVGEASLTQQRRFYHNRPYEPTFVYPITYPASRTYTTTHYDTVYNVSGSIASTNVSIGSDSTSIDGFGTLKFLGRQFECLRAKVNHYTYSDKEFMFFTREGVVLVVSMASSQRDTGLVQPTGVTLLVPSSIVSVGQQAMMPAHYTLDQNYPNPFNPTTTISFNIPAQSFVSLKVFDALGREVSVLVGEELSPGTYSRQWNAVNAPSGLYFYRLQAGEYLETKKMILLR
- a CDS encoding response regulator, with translation MASSGMLRVLIVDDEDSFRLSIEMALKMSDKFSVRSCGSGEAAMELLKTEQFDAILLDNKMEDMSGLEVLQWMHEQEIQTPTIMITAAGSETVAVEAMKLGVYDYLRKDQLDIDRLRLAIKSVCERYLFKQEMIEREAEKRMLKEKQKELDSLRLFHDTVNSVGQLLEKSLTDLQKNLGDFQTELLGSVTDGAHARFKEVFKELHQSVEVISTGVASMRNLSAVVTHRLDEIQIAPRAEGPKRT